One part of the Treponema peruense genome encodes these proteins:
- the yajC gene encoding preprotein translocase subunit YajC, producing MSFVPFLLQTAAPATGVAGGGFGMMLPLILIVLIMYFFMIRPQNKKQKETQKMIDALKKGDKVVTIGGIHGVISSTKERTVIVKVQSGAEVEFNRTAIATVIADKPAEPAKPAEKKSLFGKKAKKEEPVAEAVTSENKPEETAEPTAESGEKKDE from the coding sequence ATGTCATTTGTTCCATTTTTACTTCAGACAGCTGCTCCTGCAACCGGTGTTGCCGGCGGCGGATTCGGAATGATGCTTCCCCTTATTCTTATTGTGCTTATCATGTACTTTTTCATGATTCGTCCCCAGAACAAGAAGCAGAAGGAAACACAGAAGATGATTGATGCTCTCAAAAAGGGAGATAAGGTTGTTACTATCGGTGGAATCCACGGAGTTATTTCTTCAACAAAAGAACGTACTGTTATTGTAAAGGTACAAAGCGGTGCCGAAGTAGAATTCAACCGTACTGCAATTGCTACAGTTATCGCAGACAAACCTGCAGAACCGGCAAAACCTGCCGAAAAGAAATCACTGTTCGGAAAAAAGGCAAAGAAAGAAGAGCCGGTAGCTGAAGCAGTAACTTCTGAAAATAAACCCGAGGAAACTGCGGAACCGACTGCAGAATCCGGAGAAAAGAAAGATGAGTAA